The Nitrospira sp. KM1 genome includes a window with the following:
- a CDS encoding PepSY domain-containing protein has protein sequence MKNWYFVHKWTSLISTVFLFILCLTGLPLIFRDELAAWLGEAVVPPEQIMDATRVTLQTLVDDAHARRPDDAVQFLTLDDEHPAWFVSLAATPASVDTTGIYMYDARTGAFLHAPPANEGLTNLFFKLHVELFAGLAGTLLLGTMGVVFLASVLSGIIIYGPFMRKLPFGGIRQERRSRLVWLDLHNLFGIATVLWVLVVGATGVINTLERPLLAYWQQTELAGMLAPWTGKPAPTSFASVDSVVDTAQAAEPNMVVRFVGFPGTVIATPYHYMVFMRGQTPLTSRILTPLLIDARIAKLTDQRSLPWYLTALVVSQPLHFGDYGGMPLKIIWAILDGITIVVLITGLSLWWKKWYLSIDVFLAEAESISTTT, from the coding sequence ATGAAAAACTGGTACTTTGTCCACAAATGGACCAGTCTCATCAGCACCGTCTTTCTGTTCATTCTCTGTCTCACTGGGCTACCACTGATCTTTCGTGATGAACTTGCCGCGTGGCTGGGGGAAGCCGTGGTGCCGCCCGAGCAGATAATGGACGCAACACGTGTGACTCTACAGACTCTAGTTGATGATGCGCACGCCCGGCGGCCCGATGATGCAGTTCAATTCCTGACCTTGGATGACGAGCATCCGGCCTGGTTTGTCTCGCTGGCAGCCACACCAGCCTCAGTCGATACCACCGGGATTTACATGTACGATGCGCGTACAGGGGCGTTTCTTCATGCACCCCCTGCCAATGAGGGCCTCACCAATTTATTCTTCAAGCTTCATGTCGAGCTCTTTGCCGGTCTCGCGGGCACGTTGTTGCTCGGCACAATGGGCGTAGTCTTCCTCGCTTCGGTCCTCTCCGGCATCATCATCTATGGACCGTTTATGCGTAAACTGCCGTTTGGCGGGATTCGGCAGGAGAGACGTTCACGATTGGTCTGGCTCGATCTTCATAATCTGTTCGGTATCGCGACCGTGCTGTGGGTTCTCGTAGTCGGCGCAACCGGCGTGATCAACACGTTAGAGCGTCCGCTCCTGGCCTATTGGCAACAAACAGAACTTGCAGGAATGCTTGCACCCTGGACCGGTAAGCCCGCTCCAACGTCGTTCGCATCTGTAGATTCTGTTGTGGATACAGCCCAAGCGGCAGAGCCTAACATGGTCGTTCGATTCGTCGGGTTTCCCGGTACGGTCATCGCCACTCCGTACCACTATATGGTTTTCATGCGTGGCCAAACTCCATTGACTTCTCGTATTCTGACTCCACTGCTCATCGATGCACGGATCGCAAAACTGACGGACCAACGGTCGCTGCCATGGTATCTAACCGCGTTGGTCGTATCTCAACCGCTACACTTCGGTGACTATGGCGGGATGCCGCTCAAAATCATCTGGGCGATTCTTGATGGAATTACGATTGTGGTGCTGATCACTGGACTTTCTTTATGGTGGAAGAAGTGGTACTTATCAATTGATGTCTTTCTAGCGGAAGCAGAGTCGATTTCAACTACGACATAG
- a CDS encoding surface-adhesin E family protein, whose translation MLIGAVWLSSSPVFADWVKVASADSERLTIYANPETISRSGEFVTVWQLLDFKTTQLTGGKPYLSVMMETEFHCARLQSRRLQLAQFSGNMGSGQTQLANSSTQEWAAVQPNSPLHALWAFLCATPNPS comes from the coding sequence ATGCTGATCGGCGCTGTCTGGTTGAGTAGCTCTCCCGTCTTCGCTGACTGGGTCAAGGTGGCCAGTGCTGACAGCGAGAGACTGACCATTTACGCCAATCCGGAGACGATCAGTCGTTCCGGTGAATTCGTAACGGTCTGGCAGTTGTTGGATTTTAAGACGACGCAACTCACGGGAGGCAAACCCTACTTATCAGTGATGATGGAAACAGAATTCCACTGTGCACGACTCCAAAGCCGCAGGCTTCAACTCGCTCAATTTTCCGGAAACATGGGAAGTGGGCAGACGCAGCTCGCCAACTCAAGCACACAGGAGTGGGCAGCCGTGCAGCCCAATTCTCCCCTACATGCACTGTGGGCATTCTTGTGTGCTACGCCGAATCCGTCATAG
- a CDS encoding response regulator transcription factor, whose protein sequence is MIRVLVVDNFAPMRKTLIEVLQTYPDFEVVGEGNQGLEAWELAHTKRPDVILMDVHMPVCGGVEATRMVKQAYPEMIVIGLTADEDPLAEPAMRKAGADAFVLKGAVAEHLELEILKAIAKHRSR, encoded by the coding sequence ATGATCCGAGTGCTCGTTGTCGATAATTTCGCGCCAATGAGGAAAACCCTAATTGAGGTGCTTCAGACCTATCCCGATTTTGAGGTCGTCGGAGAAGGGAATCAGGGCCTTGAGGCGTGGGAGTTGGCCCATACGAAGCGTCCTGATGTCATTCTCATGGATGTCCATATGCCAGTGTGCGGCGGTGTCGAGGCGACCAGAATGGTCAAACAAGCGTATCCCGAGATGATTGTCATTGGTCTGACCGCAGATGAAGACCCGCTTGCCGAGCCGGCGATGCGCAAGGCCGGCGCGGATGCCTTTGTGCTGAAAGGGGCGGTGGCTGAGCACTTGGAGCTTGAGATCCTGAAAGCCATAGCGAAGCACAGGTCGCGATGA
- a CDS encoding TonB-dependent receptor, protein MLVDSKLTEGVETQGVSGTHATKDALELLLAHTGLTYKFTNPRTVMIVKSDGNTGVVAPGVIGGGAAGAATGAAVENGTTGQNAQKPVKVPEVVVKDTVSRDDDTRSYVAEESSTATRTDTPFIQIPQSVGVVTQKVIQDQRAIRMDQVLRNVSGIAIAQSNEGEANNDKMFCRGFPCAFFKNNLRNEDTNQVLTFRDIANVQRLEVLKGPASVLYGRSEPGGIINIMTKQPQADRYASIDQIIGSFNYYRTMVDVTGPMNESKTLLFRINGAYENRESYRDFVEGQRYFIAPVFQWKASNNTTITLEGEYIHDRSTFDAGLPALGEGIAPLPRSRFLGESYNLSKTKEGRVSLLLAHRFNDNWRIESQFRADESSIHGNFAFSDGLLADNQTLARSYFALTPDVSSYYWRNDVIGKVIIGSIKHELLGGVELGRQSASLGFGFAPINSLDIFNPIYNQSPEPNDPFFLPNSRMFANAAGVYIQDQVSILDNFQVLVGARGDYFYQNSTVGTDVTKAENFGFSPRIGVAYQPIAPISLYANVTRSFQPTFSPFSAVSNVFKPTTATQYEAGIKTVILPDRLTSTLAVYRINKQDVPVVDPSNPFLLVQTGGQRSQGVEFDIAAQLVPGWKVIATYAYTDARITEDTTIAVGNRLPLVARNTGSFWTTYDIQSGLLQGVGAGIGFFAVGQRAGDVTNSFYLPGYVRTDAALYYRKQEVFPHTNLVAQLNFLNLLNQEYFYGGQQSRGASAFPGAPLSVLGSLKLEFF, encoded by the coding sequence ATGCTAGTCGATTCGAAGTTGACAGAAGGGGTAGAGACACAGGGGGTATCAGGCACTCATGCGACGAAGGATGCCCTGGAACTCCTCCTGGCGCATACAGGTTTAACGTATAAATTCACAAATCCCCGAACGGTGATGATCGTTAAGTCTGATGGGAACACCGGTGTCGTTGCGCCTGGTGTGATTGGGGGAGGAGCCGCTGGAGCAGCGACCGGAGCAGCAGTAGAGAATGGGACCACTGGCCAAAATGCTCAGAAGCCAGTCAAGGTTCCAGAGGTCGTGGTGAAGGATACTGTGAGCCGAGACGACGACACCAGGTCGTACGTGGCGGAAGAATCCAGCACAGCCACGAGGACCGATACTCCATTCATTCAGATCCCTCAGTCAGTTGGCGTCGTGACGCAGAAAGTAATTCAGGATCAACGTGCCATTCGAATGGACCAAGTGCTCCGCAACGTGAGCGGCATCGCCATTGCTCAATCGAATGAAGGAGAAGCCAACAACGATAAGATGTTTTGTCGCGGCTTCCCCTGTGCCTTTTTCAAGAACAACCTCCGCAATGAAGACACGAACCAGGTACTGACCTTCCGCGATATCGCCAACGTTCAACGTCTGGAAGTTCTGAAAGGGCCAGCATCTGTGCTCTATGGCAGAAGCGAACCCGGCGGCATTATCAACATCATGACGAAGCAGCCACAGGCTGACCGGTATGCCTCCATTGACCAAATCATCGGCAGCTTCAATTACTATCGCACGATGGTCGATGTGACCGGACCAATGAATGAGAGCAAGACACTGCTCTTTCGCATCAATGGTGCCTACGAGAATAGAGAGAGCTATCGCGATTTCGTGGAAGGTCAGCGATATTTCATCGCTCCGGTATTCCAGTGGAAGGCGAGCAACAATACGACAATCACGCTCGAAGGCGAATATATCCATGATCGATCAACGTTCGACGCTGGCCTGCCTGCACTCGGCGAGGGGATCGCACCATTACCGCGCAGTCGGTTCCTCGGAGAGTCCTATAACCTGTCAAAGACCAAGGAGGGGAGGGTCAGCCTCTTGCTGGCCCATCGATTTAACGACAATTGGCGCATTGAGAGCCAATTCCGAGCAGACGAGAGTAGTATTCACGGGAATTTCGCGTTTTCAGACGGGCTGTTAGCCGACAATCAAACACTGGCTCGCTCCTACTTTGCGCTCACACCCGATGTCTCAAGCTATTACTGGCGAAACGACGTCATCGGTAAGGTGATCATCGGCTCCATCAAGCACGAACTCTTGGGCGGTGTCGAACTCGGTCGGCAGTCAGCGTCCCTCGGATTCGGCTTCGCGCCAATTAACTCTCTCGATATCTTCAATCCCATCTACAATCAGTCGCCTGAGCCGAATGATCCGTTTTTCCTCCCGAACTCGAGAATGTTCGCGAATGCCGCGGGGGTTTACATTCAAGATCAGGTTTCCATCCTGGATAACTTTCAAGTTTTGGTCGGTGCGCGAGGAGATTATTTCTATCAGAACAGCACCGTGGGAACCGATGTCACCAAAGCAGAGAACTTTGGCTTTAGCCCACGCATCGGTGTGGCCTATCAACCGATTGCGCCGATTTCGTTGTATGCCAATGTCACGCGCTCGTTTCAACCGACCTTTAGTCCCTTTTCCGCCGTCTCCAACGTCTTTAAACCCACGACCGCGACTCAGTACGAGGCCGGGATTAAAACGGTGATCCTACCTGATCGTTTAACTTCGACGCTCGCCGTGTACCGCATCAATAAGCAAGATGTGCCGGTCGTCGATCCTTCAAATCCGTTCCTCCTCGTTCAGACGGGGGGACAGCGAAGCCAGGGTGTAGAATTCGACATCGCGGCGCAATTAGTGCCGGGATGGAAAGTCATTGCCACCTATGCCTATACGGATGCGCGGATTACTGAGGATACGACGATCGCCGTCGGAAATCGATTGCCGCTCGTGGCCAGGAATACGGGAAGCTTTTGGACCACGTACGACATTCAGAGTGGGCTATTGCAGGGAGTTGGGGCCGGGATAGGCTTCTTTGCGGTTGGCCAACGAGCGGGAGATGTCACCAACTCGTTTTATCTTCCTGGCTATGTGCGTACGGATGCCGCGTTGTATTACCGCAAACAAGAGGTCTTCCCTCATACCAATCTCGTGGCTCAACTGAACTTTTTGAATCTCCTTAATCAAGAGTATTTTTATGGAGGCCAGCAATCTCGCGGCGCGTCTGCATTTCCTGGTGCTCCGCTAAGCGTACTGGGCTCCTTGAAGTTGGAATTCTTTTAG
- a CDS encoding winged helix DNA-binding protein — protein sequence MSDLRVIGQPTRSSGDARDKEIATAVEQLASGFEKLSLAMKSRSWRREGRAGLGPLQRQILSLLRSKQGQMAQVSVIANELVVRMPTASEAVATLERKRLVRRRRTARDGRVVTVELTARGLKACGATAEKPDHLVSAISMLEQAEQSMLLKTLVKVIRTLQERGEISVARMCVSCRFFQPHRYEDADQPHHCEYVNAPFGDPALRLDCREFEPAAREQARDAWLVFTGGRSAIG from the coding sequence ATGTCGGATTTGCGGGTCATTGGACAGCCCACGCGGTCATCGGGCGATGCGCGAGACAAGGAAATTGCCACAGCAGTTGAGCAACTTGCGTCGGGTTTCGAGAAACTCAGCCTGGCCATGAAGAGCCGGAGTTGGAGACGTGAAGGGCGGGCCGGACTAGGGCCGTTACAACGGCAAATACTGTCACTTTTACGATCAAAACAGGGTCAAATGGCCCAGGTGTCGGTGATTGCAAATGAACTAGTGGTCAGAATGCCGACAGCCTCCGAGGCGGTCGCGACCTTGGAACGGAAACGTCTGGTGCGCCGTCGCCGAACGGCGAGAGATGGTCGTGTCGTTACCGTGGAACTCACAGCGCGTGGTTTAAAAGCTTGCGGCGCGACCGCTGAGAAGCCCGATCATCTCGTGTCGGCGATCAGCATGCTGGAGCAGGCGGAACAGAGCATGCTTCTCAAAACGCTCGTCAAAGTCATCCGAACGTTGCAGGAACGAGGCGAAATATCCGTCGCGAGGATGTGTGTCTCCTGCCGTTTTTTCCAGCCACACCGCTATGAGGACGCCGATCAACCTCATCATTGTGAGTATGTCAACGCTCCATTTGGAGATCCTGCCCTGCGATTGGATTGCCGGGAGTTCGAACCGGCGGCGAGAGAGCAGGCGAGGGATGCCTGGCTCGTTTTCACAGGCGGACGATCGGCCATCGGATAA
- a CDS encoding RNA polymerase sigma factor: MAPSDFLQLFQPHSQDLERFLLRKIGCAATAADVFQETWLRIVKLDPKRTVENPRALLFRIAANLVTDHYRRSSKEAAHLVENGLTIDIPDDAPSAETEIFSRQQYEALLAAVADLPPKRRAVFIMNKFEHKTYSEIAVELGVSESTVMKQMIKAIAFCKDRVDKAGGDI, translated from the coding sequence GTGGCACCTAGCGATTTCCTGCAACTTTTTCAGCCCCACTCCCAAGACTTAGAGCGCTTCCTGTTAAGAAAGATTGGCTGTGCAGCGACGGCAGCAGATGTATTCCAAGAGACCTGGCTGCGAATCGTCAAGCTGGATCCAAAGCGAACAGTCGAGAACCCGCGTGCGCTCCTCTTCCGGATCGCTGCCAACCTTGTCACAGACCATTATCGCCGCTCCTCAAAAGAAGCCGCCCATCTAGTCGAAAACGGTCTGACGATCGACATTCCGGATGACGCACCGTCTGCCGAAACTGAGATTTTCAGCAGGCAGCAATACGAGGCGTTATTAGCTGCCGTTGCTGATCTTCCGCCAAAGCGGCGTGCCGTCTTCATCATGAATAAGTTCGAACATAAAACGTACAGTGAGATTGCGGTGGAACTGGGCGTTTCGGAAAGTACCGTGATGAAGCAAATGATCAAGGCAATAGCGTTTTGCAAGGATCGAGTTGATAAGGCTGGCGGTGATATCTGA
- a CDS encoding ABC-type transport auxiliary lipoprotein family protein, translating to MTIRRHAAGVCLLLCITLGACVNLSKTYVEKKSFVLQVTSEARGVGADTGVVLKIGKFRISPLFAGRAMVYRVSELQYENDFYDEWFVPPGALLTEQFHDWLSASGRFHYVLVGSNHVEPTHLLDGSVVEFYGDYRIGGSPKAVFGIELHLLDGLHDRGIVFRRIYRKEVPMPAASPEALADGLTQAVRQVLMDFDRDLAGVDLTASSSSSR from the coding sequence ATGACCATCCGACGCCATGCGGCCGGTGTGTGTCTTCTCCTCTGTATCACGCTGGGCGCGTGCGTGAATCTCAGCAAGACCTACGTGGAGAAGAAGTCGTTCGTCTTGCAGGTCACTTCGGAAGCGCGCGGCGTCGGAGCGGACACCGGAGTCGTGCTCAAAATCGGGAAATTTCGTATATCGCCGCTGTTCGCCGGCAGAGCGATGGTGTATCGCGTGTCGGAACTCCAATACGAAAATGATTTCTACGACGAATGGTTCGTCCCTCCGGGCGCATTACTGACGGAGCAGTTCCATGACTGGCTCTCCGCGAGCGGGCGGTTCCACTATGTGCTTGTCGGGTCCAATCATGTTGAACCAACGCATCTGCTGGACGGGAGCGTGGTGGAGTTTTATGGTGACTACCGCATCGGGGGTTCACCGAAAGCGGTGTTCGGGATTGAACTGCATCTCCTTGATGGCCTCCATGACCGGGGCATCGTATTTCGGCGCATTTATCGCAAAGAGGTTCCGATGCCTGCGGCATCTCCGGAGGCATTGGCGGACGGACTGACGCAGGCCGTTCGCCAGGTGCTGATGGATTTTGACCGCGACCTGGCGGGAGTGGATCTGACGGCCTCATCCTCTTCGAGCCGGTGA
- a CDS encoding FecR family protein, with the protein MILGAWYLSDALHWGADYASRTGETRAVSLTDGSTVELNTNSAIKIALTPEKRQITLLAGEAFFAVAPDPQRPFQVIVGQGTIQALGTAFNVRVDAHQTTISVSEHSVQVTSAGQSNSRELSQGNRVRMGDDGKISAVEPYNEQRDLAWRRHRLIFEHQPLTEVLAEMSRYRQGFIIPMDNKLSEETITGVFDTTRIDEALNTIESGLHVKLIRITDRLVLLFSPP; encoded by the coding sequence TTGATATTGGGAGCCTGGTATTTGTCTGACGCGCTGCACTGGGGAGCCGATTACGCTTCCCGCACAGGAGAAACCCGCGCCGTCTCCTTGACCGACGGCTCAACGGTAGAACTCAATACGAACAGTGCTATCAAAATCGCATTGACACCTGAAAAGCGTCAAATCACTCTTCTTGCCGGGGAAGCATTCTTTGCGGTAGCACCTGATCCACAGAGACCATTCCAAGTGATTGTTGGCCAGGGCACAATTCAAGCGCTGGGGACGGCATTTAATGTGCGGGTCGATGCTCACCAGACGACGATATCCGTCTCGGAGCATTCCGTACAAGTCACCTCGGCAGGACAGAGCAATTCACGAGAGCTTTCTCAAGGCAACCGCGTGCGAATGGGGGATGATGGAAAGATTAGCGCGGTTGAACCCTACAATGAGCAGCGAGACCTCGCATGGAGACGTCACCGTTTGATCTTTGAGCATCAACCGCTCACCGAAGTGCTTGCCGAAATGAGCAGGTATCGTCAGGGTTTCATCATTCCAATGGATAACAAGCTTTCCGAGGAGACTATTACGGGTGTATTTGACACGACTCGCATAGATGAGGCATTGAACACGATTGAATCAGGTCTTCATGTGAAACTTATACGCATCACTGATCGGCTCGTTCTTTTGTTCTCCCCACCTTAG
- a CDS encoding response regulator: MSALPEVILVDDDDDTLPLLTELISNEGCEITTATTAEAALRHFATRHPHVLTGDVHLPGMNGWALLKKIRAVQPDVPIILLTAAGPRLLEARATGTAVSPYLLIQSCQVRLSHRTRWQLNRSALGRTEQLQFDQALCLKPIVHLGQCATAFI; the protein is encoded by the coding sequence ATGTCGGCTCTTCCCGAGGTCATACTGGTGGACGATGATGACGACACATTGCCCCTGCTCACCGAGCTTATTTCCAACGAAGGATGTGAGATCACGACGGCCACCACCGCAGAGGCTGCGCTTCGCCACTTTGCGACACGGCACCCGCACGTGTTGACCGGAGATGTTCATCTGCCGGGAATGAATGGATGGGCGCTTCTGAAGAAGATACGAGCGGTGCAACCCGATGTGCCCATCATCCTATTGACTGCCGCGGGCCCTCGACTGCTCGAGGCAAGAGCAACAGGCACGGCCGTCAGCCCCTACCTCCTGATCCAATCGTGCCAGGTTCGGCTTAGCCACAGGACACGATGGCAGCTAAACCGATCCGCCCTGGGGCGCACTGAGCAACTGCAGTTTGACCAGGCGCTCTGCCTCAAGCCAATCGTCCACCTCGGTCAGTGCGCGACGGCTTTCATATAA
- a CDS encoding MlaD family protein, with product MKQKAHFFKIGLFVTGAMSLALAAVIILGAGKWFEKKILVETYFSESVQGLEVGAPVRLRGVHVGRVEAIKLAREEYRIPLDMSGGMFPTKGLVIVRMSIRPSIAAYFPEIEEDKLMAMAVDAGFRFRLGSQGITGVLYIESEFLDPERYPPMTLAWKPNTPYIPSAPSTISELGADLRSITRQFEKIELDKIVSDLDVMITSVTQLVKHIESDQIITEAKHLIGELRGAVQETRHVLDNPHLRQALTDSAAAMQDFRKASADLSHTTKDVRQAMAQLPDVMVRLRKSMRGVDSFIMSKGESVDDLLDSLRSVSDELKYLTKSVEQYPSQVLFGEAPPKTHSVKR from the coding sequence ATGAAACAAAAAGCTCATTTCTTCAAAATCGGATTATTCGTCACCGGTGCGATGAGTCTGGCACTTGCCGCCGTGATCATCCTCGGCGCCGGCAAGTGGTTTGAGAAAAAGATTCTGGTCGAGACCTATTTCTCCGAATCCGTCCAGGGGCTCGAAGTCGGCGCCCCGGTGCGGCTGCGGGGCGTGCATGTCGGACGTGTGGAGGCGATCAAGCTGGCGAGGGAGGAATATCGAATTCCTCTCGATATGTCCGGGGGGATGTTTCCGACCAAGGGCCTCGTGATCGTGCGGATGTCGATCCGCCCCAGCATCGCGGCGTATTTTCCGGAGATCGAAGAGGACAAACTGATGGCGATGGCGGTGGATGCGGGATTCCGCTTCCGATTGGGATCGCAAGGGATCACCGGGGTGCTGTACATCGAATCGGAATTTCTCGATCCCGAACGCTACCCCCCGATGACACTTGCCTGGAAGCCGAACACTCCGTATATTCCCTCGGCTCCCAGCACGATCTCGGAGCTGGGTGCCGACCTCCGTTCGATCACAAGACAGTTCGAGAAGATCGAGCTTGATAAAATTGTATCGGACCTGGATGTCATGATCACGTCCGTGACGCAATTGGTCAAGCATATCGAGTCCGACCAGATCATTACGGAGGCGAAGCACTTAATTGGAGAATTGCGTGGAGCGGTGCAGGAGACTCGCCACGTGCTCGACAATCCCCACCTCAGGCAAGCGCTCACGGACTCCGCAGCGGCCATGCAGGATTTCCGGAAGGCGTCCGCAGATCTTAGCCATACGACCAAAGACGTCCGGCAAGCCATGGCGCAGCTGCCGGACGTGATGGTTCGTCTCAGAAAGAGCATGCGCGGGGTGGACAGTTTCATCATGTCGAAAGGTGAATCCGTCGATGACCTCCTCGACAGTTTACGGTCGGTCTCTGATGAATTGAAATATCTGACGAAAAGCGTCGAGCAATATCCTTCGCAAGTGTTGTTCGGCGAAGCCCCGCCCAAGACCCATTCGGTGAAGCGATGA
- a CDS encoding ABC transporter ATP-binding protein has product MTDRDELTPIIQVENFTAAYQDTVILKNLTFTVNAGEIFVILGGSGSGKSTLLKHMIGLYRPAAGSIFIEGEDLAAAEGSKRLKILGKFGVMYQHGALFGSMTLVENVRLPLEEYTDLPDEAIETIALMKLNLVGLGPAAHKLPDEISGGMKKRAAIARAMALDPRILFLDEPSAGLDPITAAELDQLILTLAKHLKVTFVVVTHELPSIDAIADRVIMLDGRTKSIIAEGKPAELRAHSPDPRVRQFFNRAATPAA; this is encoded by the coding sequence ATGACCGATCGTGACGAATTGACACCGATCATTCAGGTCGAGAACTTCACGGCGGCGTACCAGGACACCGTCATCTTGAAAAACTTGACGTTCACGGTCAACGCGGGAGAAATTTTCGTCATTCTGGGCGGGTCCGGGTCCGGGAAGAGCACGCTCCTCAAACATATGATCGGTTTATACAGGCCCGCTGCCGGTTCGATTTTCATTGAGGGCGAAGATCTCGCAGCGGCCGAGGGATCGAAGCGATTGAAGATTCTGGGAAAGTTCGGTGTGATGTACCAGCATGGAGCGCTATTCGGATCGATGACTCTGGTCGAGAACGTGCGGTTGCCGCTCGAAGAGTATACCGACTTGCCCGACGAGGCCATCGAAACCATCGCCTTGATGAAACTGAACCTGGTCGGGTTGGGCCCTGCCGCCCACAAATTGCCGGACGAGATCAGCGGCGGAATGAAAAAGCGCGCGGCGATTGCCAGAGCCATGGCACTTGATCCGCGCATCCTCTTTCTGGACGAGCCGTCCGCGGGCCTGGACCCCATTACGGCGGCCGAGCTGGATCAGCTCATTTTGACCTTGGCCAAACATCTAAAGGTGACGTTCGTCGTCGTGACACATGAACTGCCGAGCATCGATGCGATCGCCGACCGCGTGATCATGCTGGACGGTCGCACGAAGAGCATCATTGCGGAGGGGAAACCGGCGGAGTTGCGGGCTCACTCGCCAGACCCCAGGGTCCGACAATTCTTCAACCGTGCCGCCACGCCGGCGGCGTGA
- a CDS encoding response regulator: protein MIIDDDEDTLQLLTELIAREGCEISTALDAESALWEIGVARPHLLLIDIHLPDMNGVALLQELRAAGIQEPVVLLTAGGSTSLALEGMQAGAFDLLNKPFLISDLRLVVRRALSLPREPPPPMSSPSDPFISGAA from the coding sequence TTGATCATCGATGATGATGAGGACACGCTTCAATTACTGACCGAGTTGATTGCGCGTGAAGGCTGCGAAATCAGCACGGCTCTCGATGCGGAATCTGCGCTATGGGAAATTGGCGTTGCGCGCCCTCATCTCCTCCTCATCGATATTCATCTGCCAGACATGAACGGTGTCGCCTTGTTACAAGAATTACGAGCGGCGGGGATTCAAGAACCCGTGGTTCTGCTGACGGCAGGGGGGTCAACAAGCTTGGCGCTGGAAGGCATGCAGGCCGGCGCATTTGATCTCCTCAACAAACCGTTTCTCATCAGTGATCTTCGCTTAGTGGTGCGCAGAGCGCTTTCCCTTCCGCGTGAACCGCCACCACCAATGTCTTCCCCATCTGATCCTTTCATCTCCGGCGCGGCATGA
- a CDS encoding DUF2934 domain-containing protein translates to MMALRLIIGAILLTVAATPGISIAGPLPECDKKSVLNKLKEWYSLHLNMAKIPQAFSIENPHEVGTTVAPVRVNQYTPSPDYYDRSRYCEATIVLTDGKKGVAYYRLDGEKNLKAKGYNLELCSMNSDITKRGCVTPGWPTNNHTQGLQMKKPKNSETAKRAVGKTNVVRSPSSKDEKLAGQPVKKLPKHYPLPAQANLAEQGSPSIGSVFTHEEFRARVAQKAYELYESRRALTEVDDWLEAERLVKLQLLSAPQGGSV, encoded by the coding sequence ATGATGGCATTGAGACTAATCATAGGAGCGATCCTCCTGACTGTTGCGGCTACCCCAGGCATCTCGATAGCGGGACCGTTGCCGGAATGTGACAAGAAGTCTGTGTTGAATAAACTCAAAGAGTGGTACTCGCTCCACTTGAACATGGCCAAAATACCGCAGGCCTTTTCGATCGAGAATCCTCACGAAGTCGGAACTACCGTCGCTCCGGTAAGAGTCAATCAATATACCCCCTCACCAGACTATTACGATCGTTCACGATATTGCGAGGCCACCATCGTGCTGACAGACGGGAAAAAGGGCGTTGCCTACTATCGCCTGGACGGCGAGAAGAATCTCAAAGCGAAGGGTTACAATCTTGAGCTGTGCTCAATGAATAGCGATATTACCAAACGGGGATGTGTTACGCCCGGATGGCCAACAAATAATCACACACAAGGACTACAAATGAAAAAGCCGAAGAACAGTGAGACAGCCAAGCGTGCGGTTGGGAAGACCAATGTGGTGAGGTCACCAAGTTCAAAAGACGAGAAATTGGCCGGACAGCCAGTCAAGAAATTGCCCAAGCACTACCCACTTCCTGCTCAAGCCAACTTAGCCGAGCAGGGGAGTCCTTCAATAGGCTCAGTATTCACGCACGAAGAATTCAGAGCGCGTGTCGCACAAAAAGCCTATGAATTATATGAAAGCCGTCGCGCACTGACCGAGGTGGACGATTGGCTTGAGGCAGAGCGCCTGGTCAAACTGCAGTTGCTCAGTGCGCCCCAGGGCGGATCGGTTTAG